The following proteins come from a genomic window of Candidatus Protochlamydia phocaeensis:
- a CDS encoding restriction endonuclease subunit S, with product MNLISLGVHAKLIRGITFKPNEICDLQDKEAVICLRTKNVQATLDTSDLIAIPRSLIKNPEKMILKGDILVSSANSWNLVGKCCQVRELQYPSTAGGFISILRTRTNELDSAYLYRWFSSDEIQRKVRSFGNQTTNISNLDHKKILNLQIPLPPFAEQKRIAAILDVADALRAKRRESIALLDTLLQSTFLDMFGDPITNPMGWEMGVIGDLLKSANYGTSKKANSEKGSYPILRMNNITYSGEWDFSSLKYIDLDEKELPKHLVHRGEILFNRTNSKELVGKTAVFRKSEPMAFAGYLVRGIVNELADPEYIGAFMNTPQIKTFLRNNCKNIVGMANINAKEFQKIPIPKPPVDLQCRFAAIVESVERQKVRLRAHLAELDALFASLQQRAFNGEL from the coding sequence ATGAATCTTATATCACTTGGTGTACACGCAAAGTTAATTAGAGGGATCACATTCAAACCAAATGAGATATGCGATCTGCAGGATAAGGAAGCCGTAATTTGTCTGCGGACGAAAAACGTTCAAGCAACTCTGGACACAAGTGATTTAATAGCAATTCCTAGAAGCCTTATCAAAAACCCAGAGAAAATGATTTTAAAAGGAGATATCCTTGTATCAAGTGCAAACAGCTGGAATCTTGTTGGCAAGTGCTGTCAGGTCAGAGAGCTTCAATACCCTAGTACTGCAGGAGGGTTCATCTCAATTCTCAGAACGAGGACTAATGAATTAGATTCAGCCTACCTTTATCGTTGGTTTTCGTCAGATGAGATACAAAGAAAAGTACGCTCTTTTGGAAATCAGACAACAAATATCTCAAATCTTGATCACAAAAAAATTTTAAATCTCCAGATCCCTCTTCCACCATTTGCTGAACAGAAGCGGATTGCAGCGATTCTGGATGTAGCGGACGCTTTGCGGGCCAAGCGCCGCGAGTCCATCGCATTGCTTGATACTCTCCTTCAATCTACTTTCCTTGATATGTTTGGCGATCCCATTACCAATCCTATGGGATGGGAAATGGGGGTGATCGGTGACCTTCTTAAATCCGCTAATTATGGTACAAGCAAAAAGGCTAACTCTGAGAAAGGCAGCTATCCTATTCTTCGTATGAACAACATTACCTATTCTGGTGAATGGGACTTTAGTAGTCTGAAATATATTGACCTTGATGAGAAAGAATTGCCAAAGCACTTAGTTCATCGAGGAGAAATACTATTTAATAGAACAAACAGCAAGGAACTTGTAGGAAAAACTGCGGTTTTTCGTAAGAGTGAGCCGATGGCATTTGCAGGTTATCTTGTTAGAGGAATCGTGAATGAATTAGCTGATCCTGAATACATTGGTGCCTTTATGAATACTCCTCAGATAAAGACGTTCTTAAGGAACAACTGTAAAAATATTGTGGGTATGGCAAATATCAATGCTAAGGAGTTTCAAAAAATTCCTATTCCCAAACCTCCCGTAGACCTTCAATGCCGCTTCGCTGCTATTGTCGAATCCGTCGAACGTCAGAAGGTTAGGTTGCGCGCTCACCTAGCCGAACTCGACGCGCTTTTCGCTTCCCTACAACAACGCGCCTTTAATGGTGAGCTGTAG
- a CDS encoding DEAD/DEAH box helicase family protein encodes MSNFAFLPSEFRALKESAIKAESYIMDDPRAACFHARFTLEAIIHWLYRHDASLRMPYDQSLGALLHEPSFQNLLPEALFQKARLILKIGNQAVHDVRPVRQYDALQAVKELYHICYWLVRTYAPLATPAESQWRDECVPSASHGEVVPRKELEILEKKLAEQSTAVFKQQQERDKLDTELKALREQLAEVRMAAQQQVDTHDYSEAETRQYLIDAELQRAGWRLDQKRDREYKVTGMPNNHGIGFVDYVLWGDDGKPLALVEAKRSTTNPEKGQQQAKLYADCLEKMHGQRPIIFYTNGYKTYLWDDLNYPPRLVSGFYKKEELNSLIRRRTNQQPLDVAKIKDEIAGRYYQKRAIGSIAKQFAQARRKALLVMATGTGKTRTAIALVELLQQAGWVKRVLFLADRKSLVNQAVNAFKKHLTESSPVNLVTEKEKEGRIYVSTYPTMMGLIDETTGNEARFGVGHFDLVIIDEAHRSVYQKYGAIFRYFDSFLVGLTATPRDQVDKNTYELFDLQSGVPTDAYELDTAVADGFLVPPRVKQVDLRFPREGIDYYALSDEEKEQWESLDWGDEGDSREAPEKINASAINNWLFNRDTVDKVLHYLMENGHKVESGDRVGKTIIFARNHEHAAFIEKRFNHHYPQYKGHFARVIDNFAKYSQSLIDDFSQKDKLPHIAISVDMLDTGIDVPEVVNLVFFKPVYSKIKFWQMIGRGTRLCPDLYGPNEDKKDFRVFDFCFNFDYFKENPDGIEASGGVSLSARLFQARVQLLAQIQTLPEMNTEAILKRSLVKGLHEEVSLMNRENFIVRMRLEAVERFQNREVWDQLSESDLEILQRDVAGLPSEIENDEIESRQFDLIALRMQLAHAKGETGMFERCRQRVMEIAMLLEEKSAIPSVKVQLAYLASIQESVFWDGINLDSLEELRLRLRELVPFLDKKKRTVVYTDFKDEIMMVREEEAIYMPKMTGVQYEKKVKDFLRNHHNHIVIHRLRTNQPLTDTDLHGLETTLAEIGEEDGKTLLSGLLIRSGAPSLAHFVRSLVGLDRSAAHSLFAEFLTDRSLSPQQIRFIEMVIDQLTARGMMDVSALYEPPFSNLHCGGPDMLFVTKKNIIEGIFDKLNVVNSGLSLQAG; translated from the coding sequence ATGAGTAACTTTGCTTTTCTGCCTTCTGAATTCCGCGCTCTTAAAGAATCTGCTATTAAGGCGGAAAGCTACATCATGGATGACCCAAGGGCCGCGTGTTTTCATGCCCGATTCACCCTGGAAGCGATTATTCACTGGCTCTATCGACATGATGCCAGCCTGCGGATGCCATATGATCAGAGCTTAGGTGCGCTTTTACACGAACCCAGCTTCCAAAACCTCCTCCCAGAAGCGCTATTTCAAAAGGCTCGCCTGATTCTAAAGATCGGCAATCAGGCCGTGCATGATGTGCGCCCGGTGCGCCAATATGATGCCCTGCAAGCGGTCAAGGAACTTTATCACATCTGTTATTGGCTTGTGCGTACATATGCTCCTCTCGCCACGCCGGCAGAGTCACAATGGCGAGATGAATGCGTACCGTCCGCGAGCCATGGCGAGGTTGTGCCTCGCAAGGAATTGGAAATACTTGAGAAGAAACTAGCCGAGCAGAGTACCGCCGTTTTCAAACAGCAGCAGGAAAGGGATAAACTCGATACTGAATTAAAGGCTCTGCGTGAGCAACTAGCCGAAGTTCGCATGGCGGCCCAGCAACAGGTCGACACACATGATTATTCTGAAGCGGAAACCCGCCAATATTTGATCGATGCAGAATTACAGCGGGCAGGCTGGAGATTGGATCAGAAGCGTGACAGAGAATATAAAGTCACAGGTATGCCAAACAACCATGGCATCGGCTTCGTCGACTATGTGCTATGGGGAGACGATGGCAAGCCGCTCGCTTTAGTAGAAGCGAAGAGGTCCACCACCAATCCGGAAAAGGGACAGCAGCAAGCTAAACTCTATGCCGATTGTCTTGAGAAAATGCATGGTCAGCGACCGATCATCTTTTACACAAACGGTTATAAAACCTACCTATGGGACGATCTTAACTATCCTCCCCGTCTAGTATCAGGCTTTTATAAGAAAGAAGAGCTGAACAGTTTAATCCGGCGACGAACAAATCAACAACCCTTAGATGTAGCAAAGATAAAAGACGAAATTGCTGGTCGCTATTACCAAAAGCGTGCAATCGGCAGTATCGCAAAACAGTTTGCTCAAGCGCGTCGCAAGGCGTTGCTAGTCATGGCAACTGGCACGGGTAAGACCCGAACAGCGATTGCGCTGGTGGAATTACTGCAGCAAGCGGGCTGGGTAAAGCGGGTACTATTCTTGGCAGATAGGAAATCTTTGGTAAATCAGGCAGTTAATGCTTTTAAAAAGCACCTGACGGAGTCCAGCCCGGTCAATCTCGTCACTGAAAAAGAGAAGGAAGGTAGGATCTACGTTAGTACCTATCCGACAATGATGGGGTTGATTGACGAGACAACGGGTAATGAGGCGCGGTTTGGTGTCGGACATTTCGATTTGGTGATCATTGACGAAGCACACCGCTCGGTCTATCAGAAATATGGTGCAATCTTCCGGTATTTTGATTCGTTCCTGGTTGGCCTGACCGCCACACCTAGAGATCAGGTGGATAAAAATACCTACGAACTATTCGACCTACAATCTGGAGTGCCAACCGATGCATACGAGCTAGATACGGCAGTAGCGGATGGATTCCTCGTTCCACCTAGAGTAAAACAAGTAGATCTGAGGTTTCCTCGTGAAGGCATTGACTATTATGCTCTCAGCGATGAAGAAAAAGAGCAGTGGGAGAGCCTAGACTGGGGAGATGAGGGAGATTCGCGTGAAGCGCCTGAGAAAATCAATGCATCAGCCATCAATAACTGGCTCTTTAATAGAGATACTGTAGATAAGGTTCTCCATTACCTAATGGAAAATGGCCATAAGGTTGAAAGCGGCGATAGGGTGGGAAAAACCATTATTTTTGCCCGAAATCATGAACATGCAGCCTTTATCGAAAAGCGGTTCAACCACCATTATCCGCAGTATAAAGGACACTTTGCCCGCGTCATCGACAATTTTGCCAAGTATTCGCAGAGCTTGATCGACGATTTCTCGCAAAAGGATAAATTGCCGCATATTGCGATTTCAGTAGATATGCTCGACACAGGCATTGATGTGCCGGAGGTCGTCAATCTAGTCTTCTTCAAACCTGTCTATTCAAAGATCAAGTTCTGGCAAATGATTGGCCGTGGCACAAGACTGTGTCCTGATTTGTATGGGCCCAATGAAGATAAAAAAGACTTCCGCGTATTTGATTTCTGTTTCAACTTTGATTACTTCAAAGAAAATCCGGACGGCATCGAAGCAAGCGGGGGTGTTTCGCTAAGTGCTCGCCTTTTCCAGGCACGCGTGCAGTTGTTAGCTCAAATTCAAACTTTGCCCGAAATGAATACTGAAGCCATTCTTAAGAGATCTCTTGTCAAGGGACTGCATGAGGAAGTCTCGTTGATGAATCGAGAGAATTTTATCGTTCGGATGCGCCTTGAAGCTGTGGAGCGTTTTCAAAATCGCGAGGTGTGGGATCAACTGAGCGAATCCGACCTTGAAATTCTTCAGCGCGATGTCGCAGGGCTTCCTAGCGAGATAGAAAATGACGAGATAGAGTCGCGCCAGTTCGACTTGATCGCTTTGCGTATGCAACTCGCTCACGCCAAAGGTGAGACTGGGATGTTTGAGCGCTGCCGTCAGCGCGTAATGGAGATCGCTATGTTGCTCGAAGAAAAGAGCGCTATTCCGTCTGTAAAAGTTCAGCTTGCTTATCTTGCATCCATACAGGAATCCGTTTTCTGGGATGGAATCAATTTGGATAGCTTAGAAGAATTGCGTTTGCGTCTACGCGAATTGGTGCCATTTCTAGATAAAAAGAAACGGACAGTTGTTTACACCGACTTTAAGGACGAAATTATGATGGTTCGGGAAGAAGAAGCTATCTATATGCCTAAAATGACCGGAGTTCAGTACGAAAAGAAGGTCAAGGATTTTCTCCGCAATCATCATAATCATATTGTGATCCATCGTTTGCGGACCAATCAACCCCTCACTGACACTGATCTACATGGCTTAGAGACTACGCTTGCTGAAATCGGCGAAGAAGATGGAAAAACATTGCTTTCTGGATTGCTTATTAGGAGCGGCGCTCCATCCTTGGCCCATTTTGTCCGCAGTTTAGTAGGGTTGGACCGTTCTGCTGCTCACTCTCTATTTGCTGAGTTCTTAACAGACCGAAGCCTCTCTCCTCAACAGATTCGTTTTATCGAAATGGTAATAGATCAACTCACCGCACGCGGCATGATGGATGTTTCCGCTCTTTATGAACCTCCCTTCAGCAATCTTCACTGTGGCGGCCCTGATATGTTGTTTGTTACTAAGAAGAATATTATTGAGGGTATTTTCGATAAGCTGAATGTTGTCAATTCCGGCTTGTCCTTGCAGGCTGGCTAA